A single genomic interval of Octopus bimaculoides isolate UCB-OBI-ISO-001 chromosome 10, ASM119413v2, whole genome shotgun sequence harbors:
- the LOC106881393 gene encoding zinc finger protein 236, producing MMRHSADGCTCELCGKTYKDQYILKMHVKMVHLPAEVLYECTICAKKFTRKAHLKRHLRIHDPEKPYKCPHCEYRGCERSDISKHVLIHDEPKHICEVCGKAFRHIKNKELHVKRHKGQRDYKCGVCDFFGYTFTDIRKHIERKHSDLKTLDCDKCSQTFHNESLLIEHQKQKCEVTMIEQALTIATSTGTTEARIQIPTSLSVDGQHITIGSQQIPMDTSQQVNITVEQLNLTGDSEDGEIMLTESNPLTGSEIAAASQTEQFEDIRADPSCVLAEGTGVSEPVGEEGEGSGGERQEDGVVEERVLEVKELGQNLTENLMMTKHHIMVPTSQAITVSEMTFVSADVMTTSTTTPTTMITPVVEQSLSELTESVVQSSDLVLGMQMKEAPVESTEAIVATTTETAILATAEAAIATDTVALTTATTTTTLSAAATVMETTAEVATTTTTTTAATTTATATTAKVEAVAETSELATTNETVDQQQRQQEQHPEQQVTVALTEVNSSSTDGEPAANMVIS from the exons GACCAGTATATATTGAAGATGCATGTGAAAATGGTTCACCTGCCTGCAGAAGTGCTTTACGAATGTACAATATGTGCCAAAAAGTTCACAAGGAAAGCTCATCTAAAGCGACACCTCCGAATACATGACCCAGAGAAACCTTATAAGTGTCCACACTGTGAATACAG AGGTTGTGAAAGGTCAGACATCTCTAAACATGTTCTCATACATGATGAACCGAAGCACATCTGTGAGGTCTGTGGAAAAGCATTCCGACACATAAAGAACAAAGAGCTACATGTCAAAAG ACATAAAGGTCAACGAGATTACAAATGTGGAGTTTGCGATTTCTTCGGTTACACTTTCACGGACATTCGGAAACATATTGAGAGGAAGCATTCTGACCTGAAAACCTTGGATTGTGATAAATGTAGTCAGACTTTCCATAATGAGAGTTTACTCATT GAACATCAAAAGCAGAAGTGTGAAGTTACAATGATTGAGCAGGCATTAACCATTGCGACGTCAACAGGGACGACAGAAGCTCGAATCCAGATCCCTACATCCTTGTCAGTTGATGGCCAGCACATCACAATAGGGTCCCAACAGATACCCATGGACACTTCACAGCAGGTCAACATCACTGTGGAACAACTCAACCTCACAG gagattctgaagatGGTGAAATAATGCTGACTGAAAGCAATCCTTTGACTGGCTCTGAAATTGCTGCTGCATCTCAGACGGAGCAGTTTGAGGATATCCGTGCAGATCCAAGCTGCGTGCTGGCTGAAGGGACAGGGGTTTCAGAACCAGTGGGAGAAGAAGGGGAAGGAAGTGGAGGGGAGAGACAAGAGGATGGAGTAGTAGAAGAAAGAGTGCTTGAGGTGAAGGAACTTGGGCAGAATCTCACAGAAAACCTGATGATGACAAAACATCACATCATGGTACCAACCAGCCAGGCTATCACAGTGAGCGAGATGACATTCGTCAGTGCTGATGtcatgacaacatcaacaacgacaccAACAACGATGATAACGCCTGTTGTTGAACAGTCATTGTCGGAATTGACTGAAAGTGTTGTGCAAAGTTCAGATCTGGTGTTGGGAATGCAAATGAAAGAAGCTCCAGTGGAGTCAACGGAGGCCATTGTAGCAACCACAACAGAAACGGCAATATTAGCAACAGCAGAGGCAGCAATTGCAACAGACACAGTggcattaacaacagcaacaacaacaacaacactgtcagCTGCAGCAACAGTCATGGAAACTACTGCcgaagtagcaacaacaacaacaacaacaacagccgcaacaacaacagcaacagcaacaactgcaaaagTTGAAGCAGTAGCAGAAACATCAGAGTTAGCAACGACGAATGAAACGGTagaccaacaacaacgacaacaggaACAGCACCCAGAGCAACAGGTTACTGTTGCTCTCACTGAGGTTAATTCCTCATCTACTGATGGAGAGCCTGCAGCTAATATGGTGATCAGTTGA